A window of Eubacteriaceae bacterium ES3 contains these coding sequences:
- a CDS encoding iron-containing alcohol dehydrogenase family protein, with amino-acid sequence MTYSVNISNYRVGESAYDQVVEICTPYGKKVAVVIGNYGYYQAKPYLQEELENACLELSDPIYYGGNCTYENIEKLKREESVIQADMIFAVGGGRVVDTVKFLGEQVKKPVFAFPTIASNCSPCTSVSIMYDQSGAFIRPEFLKDPPVCAFIHTGLLAKAPVKYLWAGLGDTYAKYYEASISARGDQLGHPLSLGVHISRQCAESVLMHGIGALKANEMGVVSDDFEQAALTIIVTTAWVSILVTLSHTPDYNSGLAHAIYYTLTTVPGFDEEKHLHGEMVAFGVLVLLLVDGQEEEFKRVYAFNKEAKLPCCLAELELDMKTMDKYLNTITKMGDISHNPYKITVEMLSEAFLKLEAMN; translated from the coding sequence ATGACATATAGTGTAAACATATCAAATTACCGGGTGGGAGAAAGTGCCTATGATCAAGTTGTTGAAATCTGCACTCCCTATGGGAAGAAAGTGGCAGTGGTCATTGGAAACTATGGTTACTATCAAGCCAAACCATATCTTCAGGAGGAGCTTGAAAACGCTTGTCTGGAGTTATCCGACCCCATCTATTACGGCGGTAACTGTACCTATGAAAACATTGAAAAGCTTAAACGGGAAGAATCAGTTATTCAAGCAGATATGATTTTTGCGGTGGGCGGTGGACGAGTGGTCGATACGGTCAAATTCCTGGGAGAACAGGTTAAAAAGCCTGTCTTTGCTTTCCCGACTATTGCATCAAATTGCTCGCCCTGTACCAGTGTATCGATTATGTATGATCAAAGTGGCGCTTTTATCAGACCGGAATTTTTAAAAGATCCGCCGGTCTGTGCTTTTATTCATACAGGGCTTTTAGCCAAGGCCCCAGTCAAATATTTATGGGCGGGACTTGGCGATACCTATGCAAAATATTATGAAGCTTCAATTTCCGCTCGAGGGGACCAATTGGGCCATCCCTTGAGTTTAGGCGTTCATATCAGTAGACAGTGCGCCGAGTCAGTGCTGATGCATGGTATTGGTGCTTTGAAAGCCAATGAGATGGGTGTGGTCAGTGATGATTTTGAACAGGCGGCACTAACTATAATTGTTACAACGGCCTGGGTTTCAATTCTTGTTACCTTATCCCATACACCGGATTATAACAGCGGCCTGGCACATGCTATTTACTATACATTAACGACAGTACCAGGGTTTGATGAGGAGAAGCATCTTCATGGCGAAATGGTTGCCTTTGGCGTTCTGGTTCTTTTACTTGTTGACGGTCAGGAAGAAGAATTCAAGCGAGTCTATGCATTTAATAAAGAAGCTAAACTGCCTTGCTGTTTAGCAGAGCTGGAATTGGATATGAAAACTATGGATAAATATCTTAACACGATCACAAAAATGGGGGATATTAGCCATAATCCATATAAAATTACAGTGGAAATGTTGAGCGAAGCATTTTTAAAACTTGAAGCAATGAATTAA
- a CDS encoding ABC transporter substrate-binding protein has protein sequence MKKGFKKLLALVMMATMVVSLAACSSSSDTSGSDGEVLKVGVIQMIENGAFDDMRDGFIDELRAQGYTEDQMEIVVKNAQGDASTLNTIAQEMADGSYDLVATIATPASQAFVNMKSETPQVFITVSDPIKAGILTTMEEPDHNATGTSNPIPIADIIDLSVELTPGISTFGIIYNTSEVNSVSTVNKAKELMEAGGYAVEEAVVTNSSEVQQAIESLLTQVDAVFIPNDSVIQNAMPTVAEAAKNAGKPVYGSSAVMVDSGALATVAIGDRAIGAQSAKMAVEILNGKTPAEIPAIYMEATDTVINQTTATAIGVTIPEAIASEATIVE, from the coding sequence ATGAAAAAAGGATTTAAAAAGTTATTGGCACTGGTCATGATGGCGACGATGGTTGTCTCACTGGCAGCTTGTTCATCATCAAGTGACACATCAGGCAGTGATGGTGAAGTTTTAAAAGTTGGTGTGATTCAGATGATTGAAAATGGAGCTTTCGATGATATGCGCGACGGCTTTATCGATGAACTTAGAGCTCAGGGCTATACTGAAGATCAAATGGAAATTGTCGTTAAAAATGCTCAGGGTGATGCATCTACTTTAAATACCATTGCTCAGGAAATGGCAGATGGAAGCTATGATTTGGTTGCGACAATTGCTACCCCGGCTTCACAGGCTTTTGTCAATATGAAGTCTGAGACCCCACAGGTCTTTATCACGGTATCTGATCCGATCAAGGCTGGGATCTTAACGACGATGGAAGAACCTGATCATAATGCTACAGGGACCTCAAATCCTATTCCAATTGCTGATATCATTGACCTGTCTGTTGAACTGACACCTGGTATTTCTACTTTCGGAATTATCTATAATACCAGTGAGGTCAACTCAGTAAGTACCGTCAATAAAGCCAAAGAGCTGATGGAAGCTGGTGGCTATGCGGTTGAAGAAGCCGTTGTTACAAACTCTTCTGAAGTACAGCAGGCGATTGAAAGTCTTCTGACTCAGGTTGATGCTGTATTTATTCCAAACGACAGTGTTATTCAAAATGCGATGCCAACTGTTGCCGAAGCCGCTAAAAATGCAGGCAAACCGGTATACGGAAGCTCAGCCGTAATGGTTGATTCAGGTGCCCTGGCAACTGTTGCTATTGGTGACCGGGCGATCGGAGCACAATCCGCTAAAATGGCAGTTGAAATCTTAAACGGTAAAACTCCGGCAGAGATTCCTGCTATCTATATGGAAGCAACCGATACAGTGATCAATCAGACAACCGCAACTGCGATTGGGGTAACCATTCCAGAAGCGATTGCATCAGAGGCAACGATTGTTGAATAA
- a CDS encoding ABC transporter permease produces MTLILGSLQLGLIYSLLAMGIYISFRILNTPDLTAEGSFTLGMAVMTVFVVAGHPFVGIIFALLAGSLAGLVTALLQTKLRIPPILAGILTMTGLYTINLMVMGGSSNVTLLGVNSVFDLIAGQLPFAYNISKIVVSVFIALLMIFLMVLFFKTNCGLCIRAIGDNEKMARASSMNVDGYKMIGLMVSNGLIALCGGLIACDQGYADMTSGSGMLVVGLAAVIIGEAFIRRRTILAGMISCVLGSIVYRFILAAAISTRIFPAYAMKLLSAVIVTIALAIPAVRYYRENYELKKRDDHAGN; encoded by the coding sequence ATGACATTAATTCTTGGTTCTCTGCAGCTGGGTCTGATTTACAGCCTGCTGGCGATGGGGATCTATATCAGTTTTCGAATTCTGAATACGCCGGATCTAACGGCAGAAGGAAGCTTTACCCTGGGGATGGCGGTTATGACGGTTTTTGTCGTGGCCGGACATCCTTTTGTGGGTATTATCTTTGCCTTGTTGGCCGGTTCTCTGGCCGGACTGGTAACCGCACTCTTGCAGACAAAGCTGAGAATCCCGCCGATTCTAGCAGGGATTTTAACCATGACCGGTCTTTATACCATTAATCTGATGGTTATGGGGGGATCTTCCAATGTGACGCTTTTGGGAGTCAATTCAGTATTTGATCTGATTGCCGGCCAGCTGCCTTTTGCCTATAATATTTCTAAAATTGTGGTTTCAGTATTCATTGCACTGCTGATGATTTTTCTGATGGTGCTCTTTTTTAAGACGAACTGCGGCTTGTGTATCAGGGCGATTGGTGATAATGAAAAGATGGCCAGAGCTTCATCAATGAACGTGGATGGTTATAAGATGATTGGACTAATGGTCAGCAATGGACTGATTGCCCTGTGCGGTGGCCTGATTGCCTGTGATCAGGGTTATGCGGATATGACTTCAGGTTCGGGTATGCTGGTAGTTGGTTTGGCTGCAGTTATTATAGGAGAAGCCTTTATCAGACGGCGAACTATCCTGGCGGGCATGATCAGTTGCGTTCTGGGATCGATTGTCTATCGTTTTATTCTGGCAGCTGCTATCAGCACCCGAATTTTCCCGGCCTATGCTATGAAGCTTTTGTCAGCTGTGATTGTTACAATCGCTTTGGCTATCCCAGCTGTTCGTTATTACCGGGAAAACTATGAACTGAAAAAGAGGGATGATCATGCTGGAAATTAA